The genome window ACCAGCAAGGCAAAAAGCAGATCAACGGCCTGATTATCAATAGCATCGAAAGCGATCGGTTGCTCTAACTGGATGAAAACACCGATGGCGCCCAGCGCATTATCGTCTTCCAGCTTGCCGTGAGGAATGGCAATGCCGCCGCCGATTCCCGTGCTGCCCATCCGCTCCCGGGTCAGGATGGCATCAAAGATAATCTGCGAAGGAATGTTAAGCTGCCTGGCGGCCAGCTCGCTGATAATTTCCAATGCCCGTTTCTTACT of Pectobacterium carotovorum contains these proteins:
- the ptsN gene encoding PTS IIA-like nitrogen regulatory protein PtsN, giving the protein MNHDPVLQLSTVLRPECTRSTVHCQSKKRALEIISELAARQLNIPSQIIFDAILTRERMGSTGIGGGIAIPHGKLEDDNALGAIGVFIQLEQPIAFDAIDNQAVDLLFALLVPAEQCKTHLHTLSLVAKRLADKTVCRRLRAAQSDEELYQIMTEAG